A single genomic interval of Bacteroidota bacterium harbors:
- a CDS encoding peptidylprolyl isomerase produces MPVILFGLLIAFVITIVFEWGMDYLGLSSGGRPAVVGSIDGKDIPLDEFSELVRNVTENQRQQTNIDPDENQMKQARDQVWQQLVNQHLIESQIKKLGITVSDQEIVDWVRGDNPPEDLRRNFVDSLGQFRRDVYDQFLRDPNQFIQDPQGVNKAYGTKWLADFEKNLRVRRQQEKLQSLITAAVRVSESEVRRRFDEQSIRYDASFAFFDPNVFATDDEITVTESDLKAYYDETIETYKFAAKRKLKYVTFLDHPTAADTAGRVADLEDARQKAASGVDFLQLVNTYSDRPDSGTWFKHGELSPNLENAIFSAKVGELVGPILEFDTYHLIKILEERKGSAEFVRASHILFQLTDADSNALKATAMEVARAARAGADFAALAAKHSGDPSNAQKGGDLGWFGKGRMVKEFEDASFKARIGEIVGPVRTAFGLHIIKLTGRDSREVKTASIVSKITASMQTKNDVTDRARDFAAIARESEFVKEATALGLEPKEAEIQEKSGIIPGLGVNEAVTKWAFANKVGSVSDPFTVPNVWGVFVIAEATDAGVQPFADVKESLKPQVLRKKKIERVKEVASDLKAKLSPSDSVTRLSSLDSRVQVQQTSPFLPISGVPGVGRDIVFNGVIEALSVGQISSPFAGARGVYIVQLISKTPFDETAYEAQRETIRNQLLQDKRSRYVAEWLAKLKETANIEDNRDQFYR; encoded by the coding sequence ATGCCAGTTATTCTGTTCGGCCTCCTTATTGCGTTTGTGATTACTATTGTGTTTGAATGGGGGATGGACTATCTCGGACTCAGTTCGGGAGGACGCCCGGCAGTTGTCGGCTCAATCGACGGGAAAGACATACCGCTGGATGAATTCTCCGAACTTGTACGAAATGTCACCGAGAATCAGCGGCAGCAAACCAACATCGACCCCGACGAAAACCAGATGAAGCAAGCCCGCGACCAGGTATGGCAGCAGCTGGTCAACCAGCATCTCATCGAAAGTCAAATTAAAAAGCTCGGCATTACGGTAAGTGATCAGGAGATTGTTGACTGGGTGCGGGGTGACAATCCTCCCGAGGACCTCAGGCGGAACTTTGTTGATTCACTCGGTCAGTTCCGGCGCGATGTGTACGATCAGTTTCTCCGCGATCCCAACCAGTTTATTCAAGATCCGCAAGGGGTCAACAAAGCGTATGGAACCAAGTGGCTTGCCGACTTCGAGAAGAATCTCCGCGTACGTCGCCAGCAGGAAAAACTCCAGAGTCTTATCACCGCCGCCGTGCGTGTAAGCGAGAGTGAAGTACGAAGACGATTCGACGAACAGAGTATCCGGTACGACGCATCGTTTGCATTCTTCGATCCGAATGTGTTTGCGACGGATGATGAAATTACCGTCACTGAATCGGATTTGAAAGCGTATTACGACGAGACGATTGAGACATACAAGTTCGCAGCAAAGCGCAAGCTCAAGTACGTGACATTCCTTGACCATCCGACCGCCGCCGATACTGCCGGACGGGTGGCCGACCTTGAGGATGCCCGGCAAAAAGCCGCCAGCGGCGTAGATTTCCTCCAGCTTGTCAATACGTATTCCGACCGACCAGACAGCGGAACCTGGTTCAAGCACGGGGAGTTGAGCCCGAATCTTGAGAATGCAATCTTCTCGGCAAAGGTTGGCGAACTCGTCGGGCCGATACTCGAGTTCGACACTTACCATCTCATCAAGATACTGGAAGAACGAAAGGGATCGGCGGAGTTTGTCCGTGCAAGCCATATTCTTTTTCAACTCACGGATGCCGATTCAAACGCGCTGAAAGCGACGGCGATGGAAGTTGCCCGCGCAGCGCGAGCCGGAGCCGACTTCGCGGCCTTGGCGGCGAAACATTCCGGCGACCCGAGCAATGCCCAGAAAGGCGGCGACCTCGGCTGGTTCGGCAAGGGACGTATGGTGAAAGAGTTTGAAGATGCCTCATTCAAGGCCCGCATCGGTGAAATCGTCGGCCCGGTTCGAACGGCGTTCGGATTGCACATTATCAAGCTGACGGGACGTGATTCGCGTGAAGTGAAAACAGCGAGCATCGTTTCAAAAATCACCGCAAGCATGCAAACCAAGAATGATGTAACGGATCGCGCACGTGATTTTGCTGCCATTGCCCGTGAATCGGAGTTTGTGAAGGAGGCAACGGCCCTCGGCCTCGAACCGAAGGAAGCTGAAATTCAGGAGAAGAGCGGAATCATTCCCGGTCTTGGCGTGAATGAAGCCGTCACCAAGTGGGCATTTGCCAACAAGGTCGGCTCCGTCAGCGATCCCTTTACGGTACCGAACGTTTGGGGCGTGTTTGTTATTGCAGAGGCAACGGATGCCGGCGTCCAGCCCTTTGCTGATGTCAAAGAGTCGCTGAAGCCGCAGGTTCTGAGGAAGAAGAAAATAGAGAGGGTGAAGGAGGTCGCGTCAGACCTTAAGGCAAAACTCTCGCCGTCGGACAGCGTGACGAGACTTTCGTCGCTTGATTCACGCGTCCAAGTTCAACAAACATCTCCGTTTTTGCCAATTAGCGGGGTTCCCGGAGTAGGCCGCGATATTGTTTTCAATGGCGTGATTGAAGCGCTGTCAGTTGGACAGATATCGTCTCCGTTCGCTGGGGCGAGGGGTGTGTATATTGTCCAGCTTATTTCAAAGACTCCGTTTGATGAAACTGCATACGAAGCCCAGCGGGAAACAATTCGCAACCAATTACTTCAGGACAAGCGAAGCCGCTATGTTGCCGAATGGCTTGCAAAATTGAAGGAAACTGCTAACATAGAGGATAACAGGGATCAGTTTTACAGATGA
- a CDS encoding outer membrane beta-barrel protein, with translation MNVVRPPAHRVAHATPRAGLFVAAVLACAFLSQARAADFKLFSIALKGSLTTGSQIFLDPNSSDELRRAQFFSIDKTWGYGVEVRYRFPESDIAVALSADYLRTTQTSFIRLSNRQIPVDDGYRVIPVEMTGYFIIPFSGEVIGVYIGGGGGAYFGRRIYRIGNTEAPSIDQGVGYGIHVLSGVTYRLHPFVQLCAEMKFRDLQFNSVNQFSSPQAEYGSTLVQVSTQPFESRVHTDGMIFQVGIVLEL, from the coding sequence ATGAACGTTGTTCGCCCGCCTGCTCACCGTGTCGCACATGCGACGCCGCGGGCAGGCCTCTTCGTTGCAGCGGTTCTGGCGTGTGCGTTCCTCTCGCAAGCCCGGGCGGCAGACTTCAAACTCTTTTCAATTGCGCTTAAGGGGAGTCTTACAACAGGCTCCCAGATCTTTCTCGATCCAAATTCCTCAGACGAGCTTCGCCGCGCGCAGTTTTTCTCCATCGACAAGACGTGGGGCTACGGTGTAGAAGTACGCTACCGCTTCCCCGAATCCGACATTGCTGTAGCCCTGTCTGCTGATTATCTCCGTACAACACAAACCTCGTTCATCAGGCTTTCCAACCGGCAAATTCCCGTTGATGATGGCTACCGGGTGATCCCTGTTGAAATGACGGGCTATTTCATTATTCCGTTTTCTGGTGAAGTCATCGGCGTGTACATTGGAGGCGGAGGCGGGGCGTATTTTGGCCGGAGGATCTACAGAATCGGAAACACGGAAGCCCCGTCAATTGATCAGGGGGTCGGGTACGGCATTCACGTCCTCAGCGGCGTGACATACCGTCTGCATCCATTTGTGCAACTGTGCGCCGAGATGAAGTTCAGGGATCTGCAGTTCAATTCTGTCAATCAATTCTCATCACCTCAGGCCGAGTACGGCTCGACGCTTGTTCAAGTCAGCACGCAACCGTTCGAATCGCGGGTTCACACAGACGGAATGATCTTTCAGGTTGGCATTGTGCTTGAGTTGTAG
- a CDS encoding methyltransferase domain-containing protein, with translation MNPSSPHHPSLHEEVHPASSLPLQEDLRHKLSAKYDVVEKEYGIAGKSVTLLKVRDTNVLVDAIDPETFSEDERLPYWADVWTSSLELARWCLEDGVLRGKRVLELGCGLGLAGIAAAQAGAIVTFSDYETDALDFVRYNVQRNLPAHVVESSIDVIQFDWRRPPLLEPFDVVIAADVVYEQRMFAAIKHVLSLLLAPNGIAVMTEPGRSVGEMFFASLKDSEFRISTGMTSVESEGKTIAVVRAMIQRTHRE, from the coding sequence GTGAATCCGTCATCTCCGCATCATCCCTCGTTGCACGAGGAAGTTCACCCCGCATCTTCGTTACCCTTGCAGGAAGACCTTCGACACAAACTGTCCGCCAAGTATGATGTGGTTGAGAAGGAGTATGGTATTGCGGGAAAATCTGTCACACTCTTGAAAGTCCGCGACACCAATGTTCTTGTCGATGCAATTGATCCTGAGACGTTCTCCGAAGATGAGCGACTTCCTTACTGGGCGGATGTTTGGACTTCTTCGCTTGAACTGGCCCGGTGGTGCCTTGAGGACGGGGTACTTCGAGGGAAGCGCGTTCTTGAGTTGGGTTGCGGACTGGGACTTGCCGGAATCGCCGCTGCACAAGCTGGTGCAATCGTTACATTTTCCGATTATGAAACTGACGCGTTGGATTTCGTACGGTACAATGTGCAACGCAACCTTCCTGCTCACGTAGTAGAATCAAGCATCGACGTGATCCAATTCGACTGGCGCCGCCCTCCCCTTCTTGAACCGTTTGATGTTGTGATCGCAGCCGACGTTGTGTACGAGCAAAGAATGTTCGCCGCAATCAAACACGTGTTGTCACTGCTTCTTGCCCCAAATGGTATTGCCGTTATGACCGAACCCGGACGCTCTGTCGGGGAAATGTTCTTTGCTTCTTTGAAGGATAGTGAATTCCGTATCTCGACCGGGATGACGTCTGTCGAGAGTGAGGGAAAGACAATCGCCGTCGTCCGCGCGATGATTCAGAGAACGCACCGGGAGTAG
- a CDS encoding shikimate kinase yields the protein MQRKTLIYLTGFMGSGKSTIGPILANTLGFEFIDIDKAIEQRLGKSVKEIFQSEGADFFRTTEHDVLEEISKRDHIVVSLGGGSLVDPANFHRVKTSGLLIYLESSPEHLLKRLQHKSDRPVLADREGGRLEYEALRERVMSLYREREPIYAQADLTIHTDQKKVGFTVDEIVKRLTRHGR from the coding sequence CTGCAGCGGAAAACACTCATCTACCTGACTGGTTTCATGGGAAGCGGCAAAAGTACGATCGGGCCGATTCTTGCCAATACGCTCGGCTTCGAGTTCATCGATATCGACAAAGCGATTGAGCAGCGGCTCGGCAAAAGTGTGAAAGAGATCTTCCAGAGCGAGGGAGCGGACTTCTTTCGCACAACGGAGCATGATGTTCTTGAAGAAATCAGCAAGCGCGACCACATCGTTGTTTCGTTGGGTGGAGGATCCTTGGTCGATCCTGCGAACTTTCATCGGGTCAAAACTTCAGGCCTTCTCATTTACCTGGAGTCCTCTCCTGAGCATCTTCTCAAACGGCTGCAACACAAATCCGACAGGCCGGTTCTTGCCGATCGCGAAGGGGGTCGTCTTGAGTACGAAGCGCTTCGCGAACGCGTGATGAGCTTGTATCGTGAGCGCGAGCCGATCTATGCACAGGCCGATCTAACAATTCATACCGACCAGAAGAAGGTCGGCTTTACGGTGGACGAGATAGTGAAAAGACTCACGCGCCACGGCAGGTAA
- the rfaE1 gene encoding D-glycero-beta-D-manno-heptose-7-phosphate kinase, whose amino-acid sequence MVSFSEARLHELLHNFKGKRVAVVGDLMVDRYYWGTVGRISPEAPVPVVEVIDEQVRLGGAANVANNIQTLGGEPILVGLIGKDHPGDMFIQILNERNLSSKGVVVDAGRPTTIKTRVIAHAQHVVRIDNESKAECPEHIRHLIVDAVKYNIHELDAIIIEDYNKGVVTKEVIHELVAVAKKYNKIITVDPKLNNFFEYKGVTVFKPNRREVEEAIGGRLKTQNDVENAGKHLLDSLEAENILITRGEEGMSLFESNGGIGHVPTEATNVQDVSGAGDTVVSTLTMALASGAGIREASVLANCAAGVVVASVGIVPILPSQLLEAAMRFSPNGQGR is encoded by the coding sequence GTGGTATCGTTCTCTGAAGCGAGGCTTCATGAACTGCTGCACAATTTCAAGGGGAAACGCGTTGCTGTCGTCGGCGACTTGATGGTGGACAGGTATTACTGGGGCACAGTGGGCCGGATATCACCCGAGGCTCCTGTACCTGTTGTTGAAGTGATTGATGAACAGGTCCGGCTGGGCGGCGCCGCCAATGTGGCAAACAACATTCAGACGCTCGGCGGCGAGCCGATACTTGTCGGGTTGATCGGCAAGGACCATCCGGGTGATATGTTTATTCAGATTCTGAATGAGCGGAATCTCTCCTCAAAGGGCGTCGTGGTTGACGCCGGCCGGCCGACAACAATCAAGACGCGGGTCATCGCTCACGCGCAGCATGTTGTCCGCATCGATAACGAATCAAAAGCGGAATGCCCCGAACACATCCGTCATTTGATTGTCGATGCCGTGAAGTACAACATTCACGAACTTGATGCCATCATCATTGAAGACTACAACAAGGGCGTCGTCACGAAAGAAGTCATTCACGAACTTGTTGCCGTGGCGAAAAAATACAACAAGATTATCACGGTTGATCCGAAGTTGAACAACTTTTTTGAATACAAAGGTGTTACAGTATTCAAACCCAACAGGCGCGAAGTGGAAGAGGCAATAGGCGGCAGGCTGAAGACGCAAAATGATGTCGAGAACGCCGGCAAACACCTGCTGGATTCGCTTGAAGCGGAGAACATCCTCATCACCCGCGGCGAAGAGGGCATGTCGCTCTTTGAATCAAACGGCGGCATCGGGCATGTACCGACGGAAGCGACCAACGTGCAGGATGTGTCGGGAGCCGGAGACACGGTTGTTTCAACCTTGACGATGGCCCTTGCAAGCGGAGCCGGTATCCGTGAAGCATCGGTTCTGGCTAATTGCGCCGCAGGTGTTGTTGTTGCGTCGGTCGGCATTGTGCCGATATTGCCCAGTCAATTGCTCGAAGCGGCGATGCGTTTTTCACCAAACGGGCAAGGCCGATGA
- the rfaE2 gene encoding D-glycero-beta-D-manno-heptose 1-phosphate adenylyltransferase — MSKVLALKSLVALRKRLRRHKKKVVFTNGTFDILHRGHVEYLAKAKRLGDVLIVGLNSDASIRRIKGPKRPINSNADRAAVLSALASVDYICFFGEDTPQRIISKLVPDILVKGADWSIDAIVGREVVERHGGTVKTIRLTPGRSTTNVIQKVLDAYGGKQQ; from the coding sequence ATGAGCAAAGTTCTTGCGCTGAAGTCGCTCGTTGCCTTGCGCAAGAGGCTTCGCAGACACAAAAAGAAAGTCGTGTTCACCAACGGCACATTCGATATTCTGCACCGGGGGCACGTGGAATATCTCGCAAAGGCAAAAAGGTTGGGTGATGTGTTGATTGTCGGCCTCAATTCTGATGCATCGATCAGGCGAATCAAGGGACCGAAGCGTCCTATCAATTCCAATGCAGACAGGGCCGCCGTTTTGAGCGCTCTCGCTTCGGTTGATTACATTTGTTTCTTCGGTGAAGACACGCCGCAACGCATCATCTCGAAACTCGTACCCGATATTCTTGTCAAGGGTGCCGATTGGAGTATTGACGCTATTGTGGGGAGGGAGGTTGTTGAGCGACACGGCGGTACGGTGAAAACCATCCGGCTGACCCCGGGGCGCTCGACAACAAACGTCATTCAGAAAGTATTGGATGCTTACGGGGGAAAACAGCAGTGA
- the rnr gene encoding ribonuclease R, protein MSRCKEGNDFRAVLLPHFILIIGTSIETFSTEYIIKHIKKKLLGFLSENPTQAYTLKELVKHLKINAKDEYSHLRSLVDELDRKGLIQSDERGRVGYVKQKKAKSGKQQRPSNRLVGTLSVTRRGFGFVKIEGTDTEVFISEKFMGTALHGDRVVIALLAQPMRRRERNDREKAEGEIIEIVERRTSTIVGTLERSRNFFFVKPDDERISRDVYVSAEDAKQAKHGDKVVVKLFPWDDPAQNPEGTIIETLGPSGDARVEVLSVARSFGLPMSFPPSVEQEANALSEVVSASDIAPRLDLRSTVCVTIDPEDAKDFDDAVSFEPLKNGNYRLGVHIADVSHYVKEGSALDAEALLRGTSVYMVNEVVPMLPERLSNNICSLRPNVDRLTYSVLMEVTKSGKIEQYQIAKTVIHSARRFTYEEVQAIIERGKGERSDMLLPLHKFTQLLTAQRRKKGSIDFDTGEAKFRFDAQGFPSAIIKKTRLDAHRLVEECMLLANKVVAEHIGKVRKDEHERPFVYRVHDVPDPSRLEDLGSFVKQFGYSLDTKHGVTALQLQKLLDKVKGSEVETVINEVALRSMAKAVYSDKNIGHFGLAFKHYTHFTSPIRRYPDLVVHRLLHEYEQGMGAGRRAAMAKQLPAICRQSSDRERVAAEAERESVKVMQVEYMKRHLGDEFEGVISGVTTFGMFVEINDLLVQGLIRVRDLEDDYYLFDEKRYQLKGRSRGKVYRLGDTVRVRVVSVNPETREIDFVVVR, encoded by the coding sequence ATCAGTAGATGCAAGGAAGGAAATGACTTCCGCGCGGTTCTTCTACCGCATTTCATTCTAATAATCGGAACGTCGATTGAGACGTTCTCTACGGAGTACATTATCAAACACATCAAAAAGAAGCTGCTCGGTTTTCTTTCCGAGAACCCCACGCAGGCATACACCCTCAAAGAACTTGTCAAGCATCTCAAGATCAACGCAAAGGATGAATACAGCCATCTGCGCTCGCTCGTGGATGAGCTTGACCGCAAAGGCCTCATCCAATCCGATGAACGGGGACGGGTAGGGTACGTCAAACAGAAGAAAGCGAAATCCGGAAAACAGCAACGCCCGTCAAACAGGCTGGTCGGAACGCTGAGTGTCACGCGGCGCGGGTTCGGCTTTGTCAAAATTGAAGGCACGGATACCGAGGTCTTCATTTCCGAAAAATTCATGGGCACGGCATTACATGGCGATAGGGTGGTGATCGCCCTTCTTGCACAACCGATGAGAAGACGGGAGCGGAATGATCGGGAGAAAGCCGAAGGAGAGATTATTGAGATTGTCGAACGACGAACAAGTACAATTGTCGGTACGTTGGAGCGAAGCCGGAATTTTTTCTTCGTCAAGCCTGATGATGAGCGCATCTCGCGCGATGTGTATGTTTCGGCGGAAGATGCGAAACAGGCAAAGCACGGCGACAAGGTTGTGGTGAAGTTGTTTCCCTGGGATGATCCGGCCCAGAATCCCGAAGGAACCATCATTGAAACGCTCGGGCCTTCGGGCGATGCGCGGGTGGAAGTGTTGAGCGTGGCACGCAGTTTCGGCTTGCCGATGAGTTTTCCGCCTTCTGTTGAACAGGAGGCAAACGCTTTGAGTGAGGTTGTCTCCGCAAGCGACATTGCTCCGCGACTCGATCTCCGCTCGACCGTTTGCGTAACCATCGATCCGGAAGACGCCAAGGATTTCGACGATGCCGTTTCATTCGAGCCGCTGAAGAACGGGAACTACCGGCTCGGCGTTCACATTGCCGATGTGAGCCATTATGTGAAAGAAGGCTCTGCACTCGATGCCGAAGCGCTGCTGCGCGGAACAAGCGTGTATATGGTCAACGAAGTGGTTCCGATGCTGCCGGAACGCCTTTCCAACAACATCTGCAGCCTTCGCCCGAACGTCGACCGCCTTACCTACAGCGTGCTGATGGAGGTGACGAAGAGCGGGAAGATCGAGCAGTATCAGATTGCGAAGACGGTGATTCATAGCGCACGGCGTTTCACGTACGAGGAGGTTCAAGCCATTATCGAGCGCGGGAAGGGTGAGCGCTCCGACATGTTGCTGCCTCTGCACAAATTCACACAACTTCTTACCGCTCAACGCCGTAAGAAGGGAAGCATCGACTTCGATACGGGCGAAGCCAAGTTCCGGTTCGATGCACAGGGCTTTCCATCGGCCATTATCAAAAAAACACGACTTGACGCTCACCGCCTTGTTGAAGAATGCATGCTGCTCGCCAACAAGGTCGTCGCCGAACATATCGGCAAGGTCAGAAAGGATGAACATGAAAGGCCGTTCGTCTATCGGGTGCATGATGTCCCCGACCCGTCACGGCTTGAAGATCTCGGCAGTTTTGTGAAGCAATTCGGCTATTCGCTGGACACAAAACACGGGGTAACGGCATTGCAGTTGCAGAAGCTGCTCGATAAGGTGAAAGGTTCGGAAGTCGAAACCGTCATCAACGAAGTCGCTCTCCGCTCGATGGCAAAGGCCGTGTACTCCGACAAGAACATCGGGCATTTCGGGTTGGCGTTCAAACACTATACACACTTCACTTCTCCCATCAGGCGGTATCCCGATCTCGTGGTCCATCGCTTGTTGCATGAATACGAGCAGGGAATGGGAGCAGGACGGCGCGCGGCAATGGCAAAACAGCTTCCCGCGATTTGCAGGCAATCCTCCGACCGCGAAAGGGTCGCGGCCGAAGCCGAGCGCGAATCGGTCAAAGTCATGCAGGTGGAGTACATGAAACGGCACCTCGGTGACGAATTCGAGGGGGTGATTTCAGGCGTGACGACGTTTGGCATGTTTGTGGAGATTAATGACCTGTTGGTGCAGGGTTTGATTCGCGTTCGTGATTTGGAGGATGATTACTACCTGTTTGACGAAAAACGATACCAACTGAAGGGACGCTCACGCGGCAAAGTGTACAGACTTGGCGACACTGTGCGCGTTCGAGTAGTCTCCGTCAACCCGGAAACTCGCGAGATAGATTTCGTTGTTGTACGATAA